A stretch of DNA from Doryrhamphus excisus isolate RoL2022-K1 chromosome 6, RoL_Dexc_1.0, whole genome shotgun sequence:
ATGTTAATCTGAGAGGCGCGAACAATGACgtacaaatcaaatcaaactttatttgcaAGTAGGAACAAATAAGAACTGTGTAAGATTGAATAAGATATAACAAGAACGGCTAAAACAAAAATAGATGGACAGTACATAATCACATCTAAAAGCCCTATACTCATCACTTATCAACTGAGGGTTTTTAAATGAGATTTTAAAAACTGATAGCTCCGTGATAGACAGTAGCGCGGGTGCAAGGGCGTTCCAATGCTTGGGGGGCAAAGGCAGCAAAAGAGCAATTCCCCCCATTTTTTGTGCCACCGTAGCATCCCGCTggctgtgcatgcatgcattcatgaGCTAAATTTAGAATACATTATTATGTTACTTCCCTGAACACTGCTCGGCCAGAAGTGGGTTACTGTGCTGTGCTCTCCAGCGTGTGTGTATGCGCGGGTGGAATCACTACAAGATGTTGAGGCAATGCGTGACAAAGTGCATCACATACACattcagagtgtgtgtgtgtgtgtgtgtgtgtgtgtgtgtgtgcgtctgcgTGTGTGTTTACAAGGAAATACAGTGAGAGAGGGTATGTTTTATGGAGGTGAATGAAAGACACAGGCTCACAAATACGGAAGGATATTGCCCCCCCTTCTGGTCATTTTGACCATCACACTTTCAATGTTTGAAATAAAAGAAACAACAGTGTCTTATGACGATTATGATGCTAAGATTGTAATATGTCCTTTATCTTATATTTGGCTACATGAGACCGACAAAGTATAGCTTATAAATGGCACACAATAATAACCATACGGTATTGTTAAATGTATGTCTCTGTttgtgtcaataaaaaaattggTAAATTGGGTACTAATACTAATAGAATTCCTCATGAATGGAGGTGTATTGAACCATATTACTGCATGATGATTTTCCAGGGTAAATCAAAACATGCACAATCTCTGTACgtaatgatgcattttcaacaaacttttttttcttcattttcaggTTCTACATAGAGAGTATATCATACTTGAAGGACAATGCCACTATCGAGCTGTTTTTTCTCAATGCCAAGTCCATCATCTACAAGGTAAACCACCACGATGACTGTTGGGGATACACAGTTCAACTGACAAATAGTGTGCTGTTTTCATTCCAAATGAGTAGTTTCCCCTCTGGATAATTGACGAGATTAGATTTGTGAAGTCCTGATACATTCTATTAGGCTGACTTTAGCAAtagaaatcaaaacaaaaatagcagcGAATATGAATCAGCTGTTACCAACCATATTTAGTTGAGCAAGTAACGACTGATTTTTACCACTTATGGCCATCTGCTCTATGTGGCACAACAGATGCTGCTTATTGGAAGAACTGAGTGACGAGAAGGTTTTTGTTGCATCCAGAAGGGGGCACACATGACCCAAAATGATGTCTCAATTCCCTATGTATTGAGATTTATTTTCTAGCATGAATGAAACATCTGTGTTTTAATACTCACTCATAGCGAATATATTCTATTGATCATATTCCAAATGAGAAGAACAGTGATAAATGCCAATCAACAGATCCTACAACACATACATGTTAATTTAAGTTTTGCAGTGTTTGAAGGGGGGACACAATGGGTGTTACTCATTGTCTCGTGTTTCATCTCAGCTGTCTGATCTCACCAAACCAATTAAGAGGTAGATTGTCAGGAGAACATTCCTGGCATACTTGACCCACTATTCATTTCTCAACCACCCCTCCACCTTTTATATACATTCAATAATGTAAACCTCAGGGGAAAGAAACACTTATTGCTTGACCAATTTACCGATTTAAAGTTAAGtcatcctggaaaaaaaaaacaaatatgcaatCAGAAATAAGTTATGAATAATACATTTCCAGATCGTCCGTGTCTCCCCGTTACCACAAAATCCTCTCCCTCCCCAACCCATGCCCTAATCTCCTAGCTCCATCCACATGAGGAGGTCATGAAATCTGAGAAGGCAAAGAAGAACTAAACAGAGGAGCATTTGTCTGCAGATGAAAAAGCATTACCAACCAATCTTGGGGCAAGCTATGAACATCAGAGAACATCTCTACGGTCCACGCCCAATCTCGTCAATGAATCTCACACACAACTCACATTTTAGTCatcaaaaagtcacatttagcTCGTTActtcatcatgaaaaaaaaacgcgtCTCAACAAAATAATTCCGTCATTGTCACCATTGACGAAAACAACACTGGTGTTATTTCCTTCACCTGGTCCTCCATGTTTCTCCTACTCATGTTTCTCTTTTCTTATTGTAGGAGCTCATTGAAGTGGACAGCGAAGTTGTCTTTGAACTGGCTTCCTATATTCTCCAAGTAAGCTTTTAACCTCCCCACACACACTTGATCCAAGGAAGTAGCCACGAGTGTTTGATTGTAATTGACAGGGATCAAACTCTTATTATGTAATGCACTCATCCGTCTGTCAGTGATCGTGTAAAGATGCATCCAAGTTTAAGTCCTTAAAAGCCTCAACTGTCTGTTGGCTCCCATCTAAATTCTTGGCTTCCCTCAGCTTCTTCTAATGTAACCcagcagcagaagcagctgGGTGACGCTTTTAGTTCACAGACACTTTATGGCATATGTGagtggcttgtgtgtgtgtgtgcgcacaggTGCAAAGGTGTTTATCTTCTTCTTTAAGCTTTCAAGGATGATCATTCCGTGTTTCTCTGTGATTGCAGCAGGGAGTTTTTCATGTTTGCAGTCACTACTGCGTTTTATCATGGATGCTTTGTGCTCACCTATTCGTATATCTGCTTTGTTCCACAGGAGGCTAAAGGTGATTTCACCAGGTAAGATAACTTCCTTTGGCCGTCTTGTCGATTCGGTCACTGATTCACTGTGATGGCTTTTAATCAATAAACAAGTTAGACTCAGCTCACCCGCCACAAACAGTGATAGTCATTCCTTCGTCATTATAGCTTATTTAACATGTTAAAGAGTCCTGCTGCTCATATAGGTTAGATAAGAGAAATTAATTACGTGCATATGAAATTTTCAATCCATCAAAAAAAACAGCCGGTTTCCCATGTGGACTGGGCCTTGGACAATGTAGGTCATTCCTACACAGTCATTCGAGAAGGGGGGGACTTTTTGTTTACTAGTGATGCCCCACATGTGGCTTTCCGTGAAGTACGACCGACTGCAGCAGCCTCTACCTCTGACCTCGTTTCCTCAAACCAAATATCCTACACACTCGGCTCGGAATGTGACAAACTCTAGTGACATTCCTTTCACCCTCCTCCCTACTTTTTCCTTACCCCTCCACCCACATGCACCCTATAGACCCCTCCTCCTCAATGCTATATGCAACTTTTCCTAGTAACTCTACTCTGCTGGTTGTCAGCTTTCAATACAAGTACAATGGCACTATATGAAGCATATAGAATGTGAGTcgatattaaaattatatatataaaataatgctGTGCCACCTCTGTGAGGCAGTTACATTCACACGGTAAAGAACAGCCGTGTAGACATTTGCTGGGAGCTCTTTAAGGCCTGGCGCTCCCAGGGCTTTCCCCAATCCTCTGGGGCTTGGCAGATAGGCTCCTGGATATGAGCAAGCTTCCATGACCGCTTGCCAACAGCGATCTGAAAACGCCGTCTCGGACCAAATCTCTTTGGCTCCCTGCCTCCTTTactctttgtgtttttgttttttctcttccaTGTCTGCTCCTTTtgctttttaatttttctgtaataaGCTTCAAgatttttctttgtcttcctgTTACTTGATTCTTGCCTGTCTCCAACTGTCTCAGTTACTTGACTTAATGTAGTGCTTACAAATATTCAGTGTTACTGCTCTTTGAACCATCTTCTCAACCAAACAGTGATGTACTCGAGTTCTTAGCAGGCCTTGTGGTCTTTCTTTCCTAGTAATGATGCAACCAGGTCTGACCTGAAAAAGCTGCCTGCTCTGCCCACCCAGGCCCTCAAAGAGCACCCATCCCTGGCCTACTGGTGAGCGACTAACCACATCTCCTCATTGACCTCTCTTGTCATCTTTTTATCatatctttttttctctcacagTGAGGAGCGGGTCATTGAACACTACAAAAAGCTCAACGGGCAGTCCAGAGGGCAAGCCATTGTAAAGTGAGTGCTAGCGTGTCTCCACCACTTTTACCAGGATTACTACGTTCTGTAAAAGTCTCACACGTGTTGTCTGTCTCCTCCTCACAGCTACATGAGCATTGTGGAGTCCCTGCCCACATATGGAGTACATTACTATGCTGTAAAGGTACAGTTTTACTACTCTGCCTTCTTTTCTCCCCTGCTTTTCACCAcatatgttgtttttcattCTGGACTTGCAAGTAGGCAGTTTGGGACTTTGGGAGTCATAATGGTGCCCAAGGCTTTTTGCTGCCGTTACTTCTGATGATGTCAAACCATCCCCATGCTCATaagtgatgttttgttttgttttaggaTAAACAGGGAATCCCCTGGTGGCTGGGCCTGAGCTATAAAGGCATCTTTCAGTATGACCATCAGGACAAAGTTAAGCCCAGGAAGGTAAGATGACCCTCAGAGCCACAACTGTCCTTATCGGCAATAAAATGTAGATggtgagaaaaatgtttttatgctgAAAACTCCTGTGGCTGAGGGTGTTTATTATGTTCGTCTAATAGGGGTGAAGTGTTTACTCCaagtaggcctttttttgtgcGTCTGCATCTCTTTTTGTGGAAAATGTGGGCATCTATTGAGTGTTCGTTTGTTCAAATAGACTACACACCCTGCACCGAGTCACAGAGTGTATTACTCTTCTAAAACCAGACCCAAGTCAATGGGACAGCGTGGTTACATTTGTGTTGCTCTGTGTGCTgtgttgctattttttttttttttaaagaaaaagaagacaatTCAAGCCACAAACACTTGAATGGGCAAAGAAATCAGCATATGTCATGAATAatttcataaaacaaaacaatgcgACAGAATCATCACTGTTTGAAAAGTACCAATAGAGTGGCAAAACCAAAACCTGCTGAAACATCTAAACAAGCAGCTTCCTTGTACTCTTCCAGTAGCAAACATATGTACAATTTCATATTTACAGTAACCACTGAAATCTTGCTTTTACTGTGATGCCAATCCATGCAGACATCGTAGATGCAGAGAAGTGTTATTTTGCATATGTCTTTGTCTAGCAAGCCTCTCAAGCCCAGAGGCCACTGTTAGAAGAGTGATTTTATTGTGCTTTACCCCCTTCCTCATTTCAAATATGTTCCTTTGTTGGTAATCTCTTGGCCTTCCTGTGACTAAATAGCCACTATTCAGTTTTAATCCCTTAGAGAACACATGACCATGCTTGACAAATTCTAGTGTCTGGAGATGTTTAGCATCCTGTACTCTTTCCTGCCTCACCTTTTGCTCCTTGTGGTTTATGGGGCTTTGATTGCTGGCATTCAGCCTCATCTGACAGAGTGTTAATAGGTTTAACATAATGAACAGCCACCAGCACACTCTGAGGCCCATAAACATCCAAACACTCTCACAGGAACTGGACTGAGCAATGGACTTGCCATCCTGATGAATACTGTACATCCTGTCTACTGCCACTTTCCTGTTTGACTCTTAGTCTGACACAGTTGTCATCTAGGCAAGTCATTATTACTTTATGAACTAAGTAAGGTTGAAGTTGTAGTTTTAGGAAGTtacaattgtttttaaaaagttcaTTGTAGGTTAAATCAAAATTGACTTTCAGCATATCACTTGTTATAGCTTTacagaatgaataataacagttttccaagaaaatgtcaacaggaaacaggaaggagATGGGCTTTTAACCAGCAAAGGAGAGCAGAAGCAGTATAGAACATTTGTACCCTGGTGACTTGTCAAGCATtacagttaccatagcaactcCCAGTACGAGGCGCTGGTCTGTTAAGCATCAGCGCTGACCTCCACTCTACCCCCTTTTTCTCACATATATCGGGGTCTTCCAGTGAAACTAATTTTCCCATAGGAACTTATGTTAATCTAATTACTCAGATTGGGGGGGTCAAACTGTCATCATCATAACAATTTAATTCACTGTACAGCCAAGTACCGatttgtaaaaagaagttaacctcGCATCTATTGTAACAAttcaatgtattattttaataattattttaaaaattcttaaaaagaAATATGCTTTTTATTCAACAGCAACAAAATGTTAAAGAAACAGTCTTGTCAAAATGGATGTTTCATTGTAGTCTAAAGACTTTGACTCATACAGTGTAACCCCAGACTGACTAAATTCCATTGACCAAACTTTGGAATTAGTCAGAGAAAAGAAGCTGTGGGTGTGTGAAGTCTTTTCCCcaataaaatgtactaaaataggGAAAGAGCAGTTTCTATATTGGCCAGTCAATCCAACGCCAGTAACCACCAACTCACCCTGACATCACTTATTTGCTGATTCAGTTCGGCAAATACAGAATACTCACAAGCTATTTTGGGCCCAATTTACTGTCTTTTCCCACAGTTAAAATGAAGCCTGTTTTAAATTATCATTAATATGTTTACTAAGTGACTGTAGTTGTGCTGCATAATTGGCTCATGGTGGGTTTCATTACTTTTCTTTTTATGGTTAAGATCCTGTTGTTATTTGGGGATGTTTAAACTTTACTGCCTCAGCTTACCACAACCACACATAATACACACAGCACCTGAAGCTCACAATACAGGATATCCTTATTCATAATTAAGATAGACATGTCTTTCGAGTGGCTGacttaattacatttttctgcAGATCGAGTACCCACCCACTCGCTTGAGTAAAAAGACACATAACAGCCGGTtcctattatttttttccagatatgTCATCCCTCCAAAATGGTACCGTCCCATACAAACAACAGGAAGAGTGTATAGGCTTTGCCTTGACAACGGGTGGATGTGGTTTACACACCAGAACCTTCCGACCCACATGGACATAACATTGTCTTTCAGTTCTCAGGTCCATTTCTAGAAGTGAACAATCCTGCTGCCATGCTGCAGCCCAGGCTATTTAAAAACTATTCTTCTGGTAATCTCGGGAGAGCCCATTATACTAAAGAAAGGCCTTTATACTCTATCAGATCTGACCTTTTCAGCTCAAACAATACTATGCGTATGTCACACACGTGGGTCTGGGTTCAGGTTAGGAGCATAATTAGCGGTTGCAGTCTCtgcatgtgcatgtttgtgCCATTATGATTGCATTTCAGTGTTTAGAGGTTACAGGATTTATAGCATACATGTGCACAACTCTCAGCCTTCAAAGACTGGCTTTGGCCGACTTGTTAAGAACACATCTGTCAGCATGAACTGCAAACATCCCGTGCCTGAACACAATTATAAATGTCTCTTATCTCCATAACTATATGcagccaacacacacactatcTGCCCCACCTGCTATATTTAGCACCATGCTACATTAGAAGACTTCACACTCCATTGAGAGTGCACGCCACAGCAAGATTTGATAAGAGAGCACATGTTCCTTCTCCGAGGCATCCACACTCATGCacagcacacatacagtacgttAGGCTGTGTTTATGTCATCCTTATCACAATGTACCCTTACTCATTTTCCCATTTCCTctctgtctgtccgtccattGTTTTCCCAGGCTGTTAAAATTCCTGGACTGTgactttttcctccatttgcCTTCTTTTGCTGCCATATCCTGGCAACACTGGATCTTGAACATTGTTTACATCTTTTTTTAGCCTGACTTTTGTGCATTACTTGTTTGGGAAGTGTCAGCAGCAATGTACCAGTACAGCTtggcttctctctctctgtctgtttctctctctctctctctcgctccctctAACGAGAAACAGACTCAGatggtgtgtgtttatgtgtgtgctgAGCTCTGATCAAACAAAGCAAGGGTACTTCAATTGTAGGAGGGGTAGGGGGGCACAGAAAGCTTCATCACTCCTCCCCTGGACTcgctttgcacacacacacacacagacacacgcagTATTCCCAACCACAGGGCAGGAAGCACAGTCCCTAAGGGATGGAGGAGGGGTCAGACTTAAAGGCCCCCCCTCCTTCCAGTGAAGTTACTGGAGAAGAGGAAACTTTACACACTTTCACTCTGACAGGCCTACAGATGCTTTGGAAGTCAACATGCTCTACAAGGCCTTAATGCATATGCTGAAGAATACATCTTTGTAATAAAGCGGACGGATCTCCCGTGGACAGGACTATCCGCTCCTTACTGGTGCTCCAGCATCGTTTCCCTCCACTTTGTGAGCTTATTCCTTTTAATGCTCCTCATCTGCTCGAACTTGCAAAGAAAAGGATTTGTCTCAAAGCTCTGTGGATATATCGTGCggggtggggttttttttttttgacgagcTGTATTTTTGTTCTTCAAACCTCAGGTGTTCCAATGGCGTCAACTGGAAAACCTCTACTTCAGAGAGAAGAAGTTCTCTGTGGAAGTTCATGACCCCAGGAGGTAAATTTATGACACAAACCGGTCAATTTAATGCAATTTAACTGATTGAACATGCTGTTGGATTTTTTGGACAGGGATCATGTTTCTCATTTCCTCTAGCCTTTAATGTTCCTTATTATATAACAGTGCAATTCCGCCTTTTAGTGCTCTTTTATATAGGAATTCTGCTAAATTGTTAAATGAAAGCCATAACAGTAAATGCGGTTGTTGCAACTTtgtgcactttcacacagcaacatgcCATCCCACAATCAGATAATTAGATGTGTGATGACATTAATCTGTCATGTTCCTTTGTCTAAATGAACCTATGAGGCCCCAGAAGGAATTAAtaattcacacaaacacacatgtaaAAAAACTCTCAATTTTGGCCCCCAAATGGGCTCACATTTGTATGATGGGGCTGTTTTGCAGTAAAAGTGACttcaactgtatttatttaaccTGTCTCCATATGTGGAGTGTAACCGGGCAGGAAAAGCAGTCAGACAGGGTGAAACAGCGAGCAGCGGTGTTTTCTTTGAAAGGAGCTGTCATTAGTGTGAGCTGGTCATGAGTGTGTGTTTAAATAAGGATGAGCAAACAAGGCATCATCGTGTGTGGCTGTGCAGAAATAAGCACCAGCCTCCAATACGTGCCTTTCCTCTCCACTTTATTGCCGGTAAAGTGGTGCTCTAATAGTTGGAGAACTGGGAGTGTTTCTACTGTTGTAAATGCGTTTGCCATGCCTTTGTTGCATTCAGTGTGTATAAAGAGGCCTTGTGTCCGCTTCTACTGTAGGGCGTCTGTAACACGGAGGACGTTTGGTCATAGTGGCATCGCTGTACACACTTGGTATGCCTGTCCAGCCCTCATCAAGTCCATATGGGCCATGGCCATAAGCCAGCACCAGTTCTATCTGGACCGCAAGCAGAGCAAGGTCAGTCATCAAACCCTCCCCCTCGTATGTGTATACTAGACCACACACACCATTAGAAGTGATGGTTGAGATGCAAGCTCTTAATGACATCCTCTCGCTTCTGCGTGTGTGTCCAGTCAAAGATCCATGCAGCACGCAGTCTGAGTGAGATCGCCATCGACCTCACTGAAACCGGAACGCTGAAAACCTCCAAATTGGCCAACATGGGCAGCAAAGGCAAGATAATAAGCGGGAGCAGTGGCAGTCTACTCTCCTCAGGTCAGTATACAAATATTATCTGGGGTGTTAAAAAGCAAGAGACAGGAAGAGAGAAAGACTGATATGTGAGTGCATTTTTGTGTGGCAGTATTGGTGTAGGGCGTTGGTTGACAACTGGATGGATAAAAACAGCTGTTGACGCTGTCAATTGCGCATGCGGAATGTTCTCACAGACACTATATCCACATCACATCCTGTGCCTTTCTGTATGTGTAACTACCAGCTCTTCCTCGCCCTCCATGTAGCATCCTCCAGAGTCCCCGGCCTCTAAATTTAGGATTTGTGGGAATGAAAAGTTCAGGAGGTCAAAAGGCAGATTTTGAATGGCATTTTAAAACAATGTTGATGTATGCTATACAAGTtatgtgagtgacaggatgATTGGAGAGGACTGTAAAACCTCTTTAACCAGTTGGTTGAAAGTAATAATGGTTActattatgtatttaatttctTACCTTACATACAATGAGCAATGACGGGTTGCCTTCAAAGACGCCACATCATTTTAAGTAGAATACACgttttgagtgtattttctgggatttccaaaCATACTGAAATGCAATGGAAATTGTACTTCTGCAGTTACAAAGTGATTGATAAATAGTAGTTGCATTGCTGCACTGAgacttttgttctttttagttAACTATTTCAATTTAACCACCATTATGACCCCCAAGGTAGTGAGACAGACTCATTTGATGGCAGCGTGTAAAAGTTTAATGAGACATTTTAAGTCTCCATGTGGAGATATCAACACTGGTTGCATGGCCAGTCTAAGCTGCTGAAATGCAGCGTTGATGACTATGGATAAAGATGGTATCATTGAACATGTGGAAGGATCTGCGCCTATGAAACGGACAGGGATAACAACATACTGTAAGCAGTGGAGTGTTTTCATTATTGAGACTTATCGAGACTTCTAATAAGACTGTCACATCTTGTAAGACTAAATTCTACATTATCTGGCAGTTCTGAATTAAAgcaatatgtttttcttttcacaTGACAATTCTGCTACAACTTTCACAGCAGGTGAGTCTTGTGTTGTTCTTCCCTAAGGTCAATGTGAGAGCAACGGTGTGTGTACAGTTTGTCTTTAATTTAAAGGAGTGTTCCAAACAAGACTGGCACCAACTCAGAGCCTCTGGGATTGTGCGTCACCAACTTTGTCCTCCACCGCTCCCCCTTTCCTTGAAACAAACAGCTTTGTTATCAAAATGTTCCATTCACTTCCCTATAAACATCCTGCAAGGCTTGTGCAGGTGCATGAACAATCTgcccttctttttttccttagcaGCCTGCCTCCAAAAGGCCAAGACCCCCACAACTGCAAACACTAACATGCCTCTGACTTCTGCTCTGACTTCTGTGCCCTTTACTCCCTGCAGGCTCTCAGGAATCAGACAGCTCCCAAACAGCCAAGAAGGATATGCTGGCAGCACTGAGGGCCCGGCAGGAAGCTCTGGAGGAAACACTGCGGCAACGGCTAGAAGAACTCAAGAGCATCTGCATCAGAGAAGCTGTATGAGAAAACACAAGATAGAAATTCAACCATGTCACTTTTTAAGATATTGTTATCTAACCTGTCGTTTCATTTGCAGGAACTGACAGGAAAGCTTCCTAAGGAATATCCTCTAGATCCGGGAGAGGAACCTCCTACAGTGAGGCGGAAGATCGGTACCGCCTTCAAGCTGGATGAGCAGAAAATTCTTCGTAAGGGAGAGGTGAAGCTCAAGCTCatttaattaaacattaaaagtaatgttaagcTGATCCATCCCATTGAGTGAGCAACCAAATGAAGCATGATGAACCTAGTTGTGCCACATCTGTCTTCTACCACATGTTATGTGCCATGGTTACATTTTATTCTGAGCAGCGGCACTTCTAAAAATAGTCTGGCAGGGTTCTCTCTGCAGGAAGTAGTTGTTTTTGTACGCTTTTGTATATGCATGGGTTTCTGTATGCTTTGAAAATAATCCAGGGACTCTTATCACAAACCTGACCGACCAGCCAGCATAAAATGATAATGTTAGTAAGAGAGATTCCTTAAGACTGAGGTAGTCCACTCAGATGTCAGTGCAACTCTAAAAGTCATCGGTatgaacacatacaacacaaggCCAACTGTAAATATGTAGTACTGTGAGGAAATCACAGTATGCCCCCTTATCAATGAATACTTCTAAATATACTTGAACCAGGATTGAAATGTTTTCACTTGGTGATCCCAGCTTGACAAATCCCAGAGTAAGTCTTGAGAAAGAGGGGGTTTACGTATATGGACACACGTATGTTATTATTGGAGGGATGGAGTGTTTCTATAGAGACTATTCCTTGGTGAGAAAATCTACTGCAACAAAGATAcattgtttctgtaatgtgctTTCTCTGGCAATCTGTGTGCATACGTATGTGTGTCCACCCAAATAGAAAACATAGGAGACTTACAGTGTCTGCAAAGTAATCCTTGTTGTTTTTGGACTGCACGTCTGTAACTTGATAAAGCGAGTTCTCTATGATTGTGTTGTTGTCGAGACTGTTTGCTCATATTTGCATACGTTTGTTTGTCCTAGGAAGAGGAGCTAGAGCGTTTGGAGCGGGAATTTGCCATTCAGTCCCAGATTACTGAAGCAGCCAGGCGGCTTGCCAGTGATCCTCACGTGAGCAGCAAGAAGCTGAAGAAGCAGAGGAAGACGTCCTATCTGAACGCACTGAAGAAACTTCAGGAAATTGAGAACTCTATCAATGAATACCGGGTTCGCTCTGGCAAAAAGCCAACGCAGAGGGCATCGCTTATAATAGAAGGTAACCAGTATGCATATATCAGTGACTTGAATAGATACCATAGATACCTCAAGCCACCCTAGTACCATGAGCTGCAAATGATGTTTTTACCACAATACAATGCATGCAGAgaagacatggcatctgtaaagctgtttAAAGTTTATGGTCGGGTTTATATAgtaattgtttttgtatttaatgtagCATTCTGGAGCAGAAGctacaaaatatttcaactttggcTCAGAAGAATTAAGAGATTGCAAGGAATAGATTTAGCCTTGATTAATTCCAACCCAGTATTGTCCTACCGGTATTTTATGCAGTTGAGACAAATGATTAACCCCAGGCCAATTAATGAGagaatgtttttgtttcaatgcACTGTGCTGTTAATCTTTTGCTTTAAGTTTAAGTCGTACAATCATCACAACTTCTAATGACATTGCCATTTGACATTGTtccaatgtatttatgtatttttaacccCACTTTTATTTCTGTAGAGGCCAACATTGGCTCAGAAGACAGTTCACTGTCTGACGCTTTGGTCCTGGATGATGATGATCCTCAAGTTACCGGTACCCCCAACTTCTCCCCAATTGCATCACCCCACAAAGGCCTTCCTCCACGGCCGCCATCTCACAGTCGTCCCCCACCGCCACAGTCCCTGGATGGGCTGCGGCACCTGCACTACGCACGCACAGATTACGATAAATCGCCAATTAAACCTAAAATGTGGAGCGAATCGTCATTGGATGAGCCTTATGAAAAAGTCAAGAAGCGCTCCTCTCACTCCAGGTACGACTCTGTTTACTAGTGTATGTATTTTGTTAAATGCAGACCAAGACACTCCCCATAAGGAGGtgtaaaaaattttttgttttgttttttgggctgATTGTTCAGTCACAGACGATTTCCAAGCTCTGGCAGCACAGAAGCAGGAGGTAGTAACTCTCTGCAGAGCAGCCCCATCAGGAGCCTCCCTCAATGGAACTCTCAGTCCAGTATGCCGTCCACCCCGGACTTAAGAACCAGGACACCACACTATGTACATTCCACTAGGTTAGTCCTCTTACTCAGGTGATGGAACCTTTGTCAAAAGCTGTCTTTCTGCACTTTAGATCTTTGTATCAATTGTATTTCTGGATTCTCCAGGTCAGTGGACATCAGTC
This window harbors:
- the frmd4a gene encoding FERM domain-containing protein 4A isoform X5, translating into MLTCLLPQASQEIGYYLTVQCLLHDPASLLSGINSSGVFIFLQTLGGDFCEAFKMTEGRRCQVHLLDDRKLELLVQPKLMAKDLLDLVASHFNLKEKEYFGIAYTDETGHFSWLQLDRRVLEHEFPKKSGPIVLYFCVRFYIESISYLKDNATIELFFLNAKSIIYKELIEVDSEVVFELASYILQEAKGDFTSNDATRSDLKKLPALPTQALKEHPSLAYCEERVIEHYKKLNGQSRGQAIVNYMSIVESLPTYGVHYYAVKDKQGIPWWLGLSYKGIFQYDHQDKVKPRKVFQWRQLENLYFREKKFSVEVHDPRSRASVTRRTFGHSGIAVHTWYACPALIKSIWAMAISQHQFYLDRKQSKSKIHAARSLSEIAIDLTETGTLKTSKLANMGSKGKIISGSSGSLLSSGSQESDSSQTAKKDMLAALRARQEALEETLRQRLEELKSICIREAELTGKLPKEYPLDPGEEPPTVRRKIGTAFKLDEQKILRKGEEEELERLEREFAIQSQITEAARRLASDPHVSSKKLKKQRKTSYLNALKKLQEIENSINEYRVRSGKKPTQRASLIIEEANIGSEDSSLSDALVLDDDDPQVTGTPNFSPIASPHKGLPPRPPSHSRPPPPQSLDGLRHLHYARTDYDKSPIKPKMWSESSLDEPYEKVKKRSSHSSHRRFPSSGSTEAGGSNSLQSSPIRSLPQWNSQSSMPSTPDLRTRTPHYVHSTRSVDISPTRLHSLAQHFRNRSSSLESQGKLLTSNTDTHPHALGTLGSPDFFLGPGRSSNGSDPLDDCSSCTSQSSSEHFYPSGGPLAPSTNPNYSTLGEDSPSKARQRQRQRHRSAGHLGSSNSGSMPNLAAKNGSVGGSGGGGVGGGHHGVYLHSQSQPSSQYRIKEYPLYVEGSPNPVVVRSLESDQEGHYSVKAQFKTSSSYTAGGLYKEAWGGEEGGEGSGRLTPSRSQIVRTPSLGREGSGGGGGRAAVSEELRCWYQRSSGSLKERNHSHSGSTSSETGSQQGTLGHGRVSRVGTLAKGSPVVSPHSQRSMTPSSEQAATPTPPCSPQHILNWQSGSFSDSCFLSSPSCSELADVQWYRRDKAKPGTLV
- the frmd4a gene encoding FERM domain-containing protein 4A isoform X13; this translates as MAISQHQFYLDRKQSKSKIHAARSLSEIAIDLTETGTLKTSKLANMGSKGKIISGSSGSLLSSGSQESDSSQTAKKDMLAALRARQEALEETLRQRLEELKSICIREAELTGKLPKEYPLDPGEEPPTVRRKIGTAFKLDEQKILRKGEEEELERLEREFAIQSQITEAARRLASDPHVSSKKLKKQRKTSYLNALKKLQEIENSINEYRVRSGKKPTQRASLIIEEANIGSEDSSLSDALVLDDDDPQVTGTPNFSPIASPHKGLPPRPPSHSRPPPPQSLDGLRHLHYARTDYDKSPIKPKMWSESSLDEPYEKVKKRSSHSSHRRFPSSGSTEAGGSNSLQSSPIRSLPQWNSQSSMPSTPDLRTRTPHYVHSTRSVDISPTRLHSLAQHFRNRSSSLESQGKLLTSNTDTHPHALGTLGSPDFFLGPGRSSNGSDPLDDCSSCTSQSSSEHFYPSGGPLAPSTNPNYSTLGEDSPSKARQRQRQRHRSAGHLGSSNSGSMPNLAAKNGSVGGSGGGGVGGGHHGVYLHSQSQPSSQYRIKEYPLYVEGSPNPVVVRSLESDQEGHYSVKAQFKTSSSYTAGGLYKEAWGGEEGGEGSGRLTPSRSQIVRTPSLGREGSGGGGGRAAVSEELRCWYQRSSGSLKERNHSHSGSTSSETGSQQGTLGHGRVSRVGTLAKGSPVVSPHSQRSMTPSSEQAATPTPPCSPQHILNWQSGSFSDSCFLSSPSCSELADVQWYRRDKAKPGTLV